One genomic window of Magnolia sinica isolate HGM2019 chromosome 3, MsV1, whole genome shotgun sequence includes the following:
- the LOC131239598 gene encoding wound-induced basic protein, with protein sequence MIYDVNSPLFRSFLSQKGGASSDKRKSEEQKPKEQRPKASENKPVMTE encoded by the exons ATGATCTACGACGTCAATTCCCCGCTCTTCCGATCATTCCTCAGCCAGAAAGGCGGGGCTTCCTCTGACAAGAG GAAATCGGAAGAGCAGAAGCCCAAGGAGCAGAGGCCGAAGGCCAGCGAGAACAAGCCCGTGATGACAGAATAA